In Bradyrhizobium guangdongense, the sequence TACGAGCGCAGGAAAGAGCTCGCCCAGGCGCGCGCCGATTATCGCTCCGCGGCCTATTCGCTCACCAAGTTCGACGAGCTCGATGTCGCGCGCGCCAGAGCCATCGCGCAGGAGCGGCTCGCCGCGCTGACGCCGCAGGCTCCCGCGGCGGCTGCCGCGCGCCGCGTGGCGCTGGTGATCGGCAATGGCGCCTACAAGAACGTCCACGCCCTGCCCAATCCGCCGCGCGATTCGAAGCTGATCGCGAGCGTGTTGAAGGAGGTCGGCTTCCAGACCGTGATTTCAGTCAGCGACCTGACCCGGGACAAGTTCTTCGAAACGTTGCAGACCTTCGCCGCCGAGGCGGAGAAGGCGGACTGGGCCGTGGTCTATTACGCCGGCCACGGCTTCGAGATCGGTGGGGTGAATTACCTCGTTCCCGTCGACGCCAAGCTCGCGGTCGACCGGGACGCCGAGACCCAGGCGGTTGTCCTCGAGCAGGTGATCGCCGCGGTGGGCGCTGCGCGAAAAGTGCGTCTCGTGATGTTGGATGCCTGCCGCGACAATCCGTTCGCGCCGACCATGCAGCGCACGTTGTCGCTGAAGCTGGTCGACAAGGGCTTTTCCAACATCGAGCCGGGCGCCGGCTTCATGGTGGTCTATGCCGCCAAGCACGGCGAGACCGCGATCGACGGCGAGGGCAGCGCCGACAGCCCCTTCGCCACCGCGCTCGCCCGCGACATCAAGGAGCCGCGCGTCGAGATCCGGAAGCTGTTCGACATCGTCCGCGACGACGTCTGGGCCGCCACCAGACATGAGCAGCAGCCGTTCACCTACGGATCGCCGCCGGGACGCGAGGACTTCTATTTCATGGCGGGGAAGTGAGGCCGCCGGAGCGGCTCATCGCAGCGAATTAAACCAGTCGAACGCGGTGGATTGTCCGTTTAGCGTCGTGCCGTCCCCATAGAGGCTCGCCAGGAACGTGACGCGGTGGCTGGCGCCGCCGACCGGAACGCCATCCGCGAAATGCCCGCCGGCGGCGACCGCCGGCTTGACCAGCCGCGGATGCAGCGCCTCGTCCGCCAGACCGTAATAGAAGCGGATCGGGGAATCGTAGTCCCAGAAGGTCGCGCCGTTATTGCCGAGCCGGCGCAGCAGCCCGCTGTTTGTATCCTTTGTGAAGCGCTCGAACAGCCCATCCACCAGGAAATCTCCCGCCGGCGGAACGCTGCTCGCGGTCTCGCCCGCCAGGCTGTAGTCGGCCCAGTATTTTTCAGCGAACGCCTGATATTGCGGCTTGATCGCAGTCTTGAACAGATCGCTCAAGCCGTAATACTGACGATAGCTTCCGAGTAGCACGATCAGGCAGGGCGTGATCCATGCCGGCGGCATCGGATAGGATGTTTCCTTGGCCGGAATATAAGAGGCCGGGTCCACCCAGTAATGGAAGCTCTCGGCCAGATTGTTGAACGGGCTCTGCACGGCGGTCGCCGTCACCTTCATGCCGCGGCGCTGCATCTCCTGCTTCAGCCATTGCGTGTTCAGCGCGCCTTGCGACCAGCCGTTCAGAAACAGCGCCGCTGGGCGGAGGCCGGCCGTCCGCAGCTCGCGCAACCCGGCACTGAGCACGTCGACGCAGCATTGCACCGTGGCACCCTTCACCGCATAGGCCTCGCCGCGACCGTCGCGATAGGGGCCCTTGCCGACGTAGTCGGCGGCGATGACGGCATAGCCGTTGCCGGCGAAGCGCTGGACGTTGAACAGCGTCTCCAGCGAGTCGATGTTGTCGCGGAGCTGATAGTTCTCATCGCCGAGGCGCAGCAGGTTCGACGGAACCTGGTCGAACGACAGGATCGTGCCATGCTGCCAGGATACGACCGGCAATGCGCCGCGGACGCCAACGGGGACGGCGACCAGCGCGCTCACCTTCACCCGCTCGCCGGTCTCCGGTATGCGCGTGAAGGTGACGATCCGGCGCAGCTCGACGTCGTAACGTGCGGCATGCTTGTCTGAGAAGTCCTTGGGCAGAATGTCGTGTTCGTTGAACACGGCATAGAATTTCGCCGCGAGCGCATTGAGGCGTTCCCTCGAGACCCGCACCGATTTCTCCGAACGTGCTGTGCGAAGCGGAGCGGACAGTGCGATAGCAGGCGCGGCGAGCGAGGCCGCGAGTGTCCCAGCCGCGACGCCGGTCATTTTCAGAACGTCGCGACGGCTCGCGCGGGCTGGATCCAACGTGTTGAGGTAGCCGGGTCTTCCGGTGTTCATGCGCATGCCCCATGCCGATTGCATGGTGATATCAGTCAAAGCCTAGCGCCTCGTGAACGCATCGCGCGGCGCTCTGCATCACACCACAATACTCAACCTTTTCGCCGCCCGTGTGATTCCGGTATACAACCACCGCTGCCGCGAGTCCTGAAACGCAAAGCTCTCGTCGAACAGCACGACGTCGTCCCATTGCGAGCCTTGCGACTTGTGCACGGTCAGCACGTAGCCGTAGTCGAACTCGTCATAGGGCTTGCGCTGCTCCCAGGCGATCTGCTCGACCCCGCCCTCGAAGCAATCGGCGCGCACCGAGACCTTCGTGACCTTGTGGCCGAAATCCTCGTCCGGCGACAACCGCATCGAGAGGATGCGCGATTTCGAGCGCGATGTGTTGCGCGACTTCACGCGCCACAGGCCGCCGTTGAACAGGCCCTTCTTGCGGTTGTTGCGCAGGCAGACCAGCTTGTCGCCCGCGACCGGAAACGTGTCCTCGATGTTCTGACGCTGGCGCACCCGCATGTTGTACGCGCGGCGGGTGTTGTTGCGACCGACCAGCACCTGGTCGGCGCCCATGACGCGATCGGGATCGAGCTCCTTGCGCGACACCACTTCGCTCTCGCCGTAGCGGCCGATGTCGAGCTCGCGGCCCTCGCGGACGTCCATCGACATCCGCACGATCGGATCGTCCTGGGCCTGGCGGTGCACCTCGGTCAGCATCGCGTCCGGTTCGGTGTTGGTAAAGAAACCGCCGCCCTGGATCGGCGGCAGCTGCGCGGGGTCGCCGAGCACCAGCAGCGGGCACTCGAACGACATCAGGTCGCGGCCGAGCTCGGCGTCGACCATCGAGCATTCGTCGATCACGATCAGCTTCGCCTTCGAGGCCGGCGCATCGTCCCACAATTCGAAGCTCGGCTGCTCTTCGCCGGATTCGCGGGCGCGGTAGATCAGCGAGTGGATGGTCGAGGCCTCGTCGCAGCCCTTGTTGCGCATGACCAGGGCCGCCTTGCCGGTGAAGGCGGCGAACTTCACCTCGCCGTCGACGCCCTCGGCGATATGCCGCGCCAGCGTGGTCTTGCCGGTGCCGGCAAAGCCGAACAGGCGGAAAATCGGCGGCGTGCCGCCCCTGCCGGGCTTGGCCTTGAGCCAGTCGCCAACGGCCTTGAGAGCGGCATCCTGATGCGGGGTGAAAGTGGCCATGTCTGTCTTGAGGAGGGACGGAATCGAGGCGATTCGCCGGACCTCAAAACTAACCATTCGCCCCGCTGGTTCAAGCGGGGCAAATCCGGTTGCGCTCGCCCCTACTGCCAGCCCGGAACGCCGCGCATGTCGGGCAGGTGATGGGCGATGCCCTTGTGGCAGTCGATGCAGGTTTTTTCACCTGAAAACAGGAAGCGCTGGTGCGCCACCGAGGCCCGCGGCGACTGCTTGGTGATGTCCATGGAATCGGCGCTGTGGCAGTTGCGGCATTCCAGGGAATCGTTGGCCTTGAAGCGCGCCCATTCATGCGCGGCAAGTTCGAGCCGGTGATCCAGGAACTTCTCCCGCGTGTCGATCGTGCCGAAGATTTTGCCCCAGACTTCCTTGGAGGCCTGCATCTTGCGCGCGATCTTGTCGGTCCAGTTGTGCGGCACGTGGCAATCGGGGCAGGTCGCACGCACGCCTGATCTGTTGGAGAAGTGGATGGTCGATTTCAGCTCGGCGTAGACGTTGTCCTTCATCTCGTGGCAGCCGGTGCAGAATTTCTCGGTGTTGGTCAGCTCCAGCGCGGTGTTGAAGCCGCCCCAGAAGATCACGCCGGCGGCAAAGCCTGCGAGCACGAGCGTGCCGAGCGCGAACACGGTGCTCGGCCGCGACAGCACGTGCCATAGCTCGCCTGCGAAATCCCACGCGCGCGCGATGAAGCCGCGCTTGGCTTTCAGCTCCGCATTGGGCTCGTCAGCGGTCGTCGTCATCGCCGGCCACCGGGACTTGCGCGCGACAGCAGCGTGTCGATGTCGGTGAAATCGTTGCTGACGGGCGGATTTGCGGTGCTCTGCGGCACGTGGCACTCGGTGCAGAAGAAGCGTCGCGGCGAGATCGAGGCCAGGAACTGGCCGTCGCGGTCCATGAAGTGGGTGATCGACACCATCGGCGCCTGCGATTCCGCCGTGCGCGCCCGCGCGTGGCAGGACAGGCACTTGTTGCCGTTGAGGTCGACTTGATAGCCGTCGATATTGTGCGGGATGACGGGCGGCTGTTCTGGATAGTTGCGCGACTCCCGCTCCGACGTGTTGCGGTTCGGCAGCATCGGCGGCGCCGGCCCCTCGTCATTGAGCGGGGTCGCGCCGCGCAGGCTGGAAGAGACCGTCTGTGCGGCCAGTGAACTCGCGCCGGCTGCGATCGCGAACGCCAGCAGCGCAATTGCGGAACGTTTCATCATGACATGTTCACCCGCTCGATGCGCACGGCGCATTTCTTGAAGTCGGTTTGCAGCGAGATCGGATCGGTGGCATCCAGCGTCACCTTGTTGATCAGCTTGGACTCGTCGAACCACGGCACGAACACGAGGCCGCGCGGTGGCCGGTCGCGTCCGCGGGTCTCGACCCGGGCGCGGATGAAGCCGCGGCGGGACACCACCTTCACTTCGTCGCCGCGTCGCAGTTTCATGTCCTGGGCGTCGTCTGGATGCATGAAGCAGACGGCTTCCGGGAACGCCTTGTAGAGCTCGGGCACGCGGCGGGTCATGGTGCCGGAATGCCAGTGCTCCAGCACGCGGCCGGTCGAGAGCCAGAACGGATAGTCGCCGTCGGGCGATTCCGCCGGCGGCTCGTAAGGCAGCGCGAAGATGCGCGCCTTGCCATCAGGGTAGCCGTAGAACTGCACGTCGGTGCCCTGCTTGACGTAGGGGTCGCTGCCTTCGCGGAAACGCCACTTGGTCTCCTGGCCGTTGACGACCGGCCAGCGCAGCCCGCGTTCGCGATGATAGGTGTCGAACGGTGCAAGGTCGTGGCCATGGCCGCGGCCGAACGAGGCGTATTCCTCGAATAGGCCCTTATGGACGTAGAAGCCGAACGCCTTGGACTCGTCGTTGAGATAGCCCGCCTCGATGTCGGACACGGGAAACTTGTCGACCTGGCCGTTCTTGTAGAGCACGTCGAACAGCGTCTTGCCGCGCACCTCCGGCTTCTTGGCGATCAGCTCCTCGGGCCAGACCTCCTCGATCTTGAAGCGCTTGGAGAATTCCATCAGCTGCCAGAGGTCCGATTTCGATTCTCCGGGCGCGGCGACGAGCTGGTGCCAGAACTGGGTGCGCCGCTCCGCATTGCCGTAAGCGCCTTCCTTCTCCACCCACATCGCGGTCGGCAGGATCAGATCGGCGGCGAGCGCGGTGACGGAAGGATAGGCATCCGAAACCACGATGAAATTGTCGGGGTTGCGGAAGCCGGGATAAGTCTCCTCGTTGGCGTTCGGGCCCGCTTGCAGATTATTGTTGACCTGTACCCAATAGGCGTTGATCAGTCCGTCCTTCAGCATCCGGCTTTGCAGCACGGCGTGTGCGCCGGGCTTGTCCGGAATGGTGCCCTCGGGCAGCTGCCAGATGTGTTCGGCTTTGGCGCGGTGCTCCTTGTTGGTGACGACCATGTCGGCGGGCAGGCGGTGCGAGAAGGTGCCGACCTCGCGCGCGGTGCCGCAGGCGGAAGGCTGCCCCGTCAGCGAGAACGGGCTGTTGCCGGGCGAGGAGATCTTTCCCGTCAGAAGATGGATGTTGTAGACGAGATTGTTGCACCAGACGCCGCGGGTGTGCTGGTTGAAGCCCATGGTCCAGAACGAAACCACTTTTGTCTTGGGATCGGCATAGAGCTCGGCCAGCGCCTCGAGCCGGTTCACCGGCACGCCGGACATCTCTGCCGCCTCCTCCAGCGTGTAGTCCGAGACGAACTTGACGTATTCGTCGTAGGTCATGTCGGTGGAGTCGTTGGCCTTGGCGGCGCCCGTCGCCTTCTTCTGCAGCGGATGTTCGGGCCGCAGGCCGTAGCCGATGTCGGTCTGACCGCGCCGGAAGATCGTATGCGCCGCGACGAAGTCCTTGTTGACGCGCCCGGTCTTGATGATGTGGTTGGCGATCGCGTTGAGGATGTAAAGGTCGGTCTGCGGCTTGAACACCATGCCGATGTCGGCGAGGTCGAAGGAGCGGTGCTCGAACGTCGAGAGCACGGCAACGCGGACATGCGGCGCGGACAGCCGGCGGTCGGCCACGCGCGTCCACAAGATGGGATGCATCTCCGCCATGTTGGAGCCCCACAGCACGAAGGCATCGGTCGCCTCGATGTCGTCATAGCAACCCGGCGGCTCGTCGATGCCGAAGGTGCGCATCATGCCGGCGACGGCGGAGGCCATGCAGTGGCGCGCATTGGGGTCGATGTTGTTGGTGCGGAAGCCGGCCTTGAACAGCTTCGAGGCCGCATAGCCTTCCCAGACCGTCCACTGGCCGGAACCGAACATGGCGACGCCGTTCGGTCCGCGCTTCTTCATCGCCTCCTTCCACTTCAGCTCCATGAC encodes:
- a CDS encoding caspase family protein, which gives rise to MLRVVALISVIFLSGVAMAAAEPQAGDDLATCRDRQAETQARTTACENLLNANRVTGRDKSLALVIRAQALISKRDDDHAIEVLTSAIELDPDNVGAINVRGIAHEHKGEDDLAMAGYNLAIQKRSNFGYAYNNRGTIQLRRAALQSALDDFNLSIKYTPKFLLGWTNRARVRTLMKDYDGAISDFAEAEKIDPAAQQIAANRCITYGLMGKFDQAFADCNGLIEKQPKNIYAINNRADVSMMKGDFDAALKDYNIALHLNPNNVRAHSGRGQIYERRKELAQARADYRSAAYSLTKFDELDVARARAIAQERLAALTPQAPAAAAARRVALVIGNGAYKNVHALPNPPRDSKLIASVLKEVGFQTVISVSDLTRDKFFETLQTFAAEAEKADWAVVYYAGHGFEIGGVNYLVPVDAKLAVDRDAETQAVVLEQVIAAVGAARKVRLVMLDACRDNPFAPTMQRTLSLKLVDKGFSNIEPGAGFMVVYAAKHGETAIDGEGSADSPFATALARDIKEPRVEIRKLFDIVRDDVWAATRHEQQPFTYGSPPGREDFYFMAGK
- a CDS encoding twin-arginine translocation signal domain-containing protein; protein product: MNTGRPGYLNTLDPARASRRDVLKMTGVAAGTLAASLAAPAIALSAPLRTARSEKSVRVSRERLNALAAKFYAVFNEHDILPKDFSDKHAARYDVELRRIVTFTRIPETGERVKVSALVAVPVGVRGALPVVSWQHGTILSFDQVPSNLLRLGDENYQLRDNIDSLETLFNVQRFAGNGYAVIAADYVGKGPYRDGRGEAYAVKGATVQCCVDVLSAGLRELRTAGLRPAALFLNGWSQGALNTQWLKQEMQRRGMKVTATAVQSPFNNLAESFHYWVDPASYIPAKETSYPMPPAWITPCLIVLLGSYRQYYGLSDLFKTAIKPQYQAFAEKYWADYSLAGETASSVPPAGDFLVDGLFERFTKDTNSGLLRRLGNNGATFWDYDSPIRFYYGLADEALHPRLVKPAVAAGGHFADGVPVGGASHRVTFLASLYGDGTTLNGQSTAFDWFNSLR
- a CDS encoding ATP-dependent DNA helicase; amino-acid sequence: MATFTPHQDAALKAVGDWLKAKPGRGGTPPIFRLFGFAGTGKTTLARHIAEGVDGEVKFAAFTGKAALVMRNKGCDEASTIHSLIYRARESGEEQPSFELWDDAPASKAKLIVIDECSMVDAELGRDLMSFECPLLVLGDPAQLPPIQGGGFFTNTEPDAMLTEVHRQAQDDPIVRMSMDVREGRELDIGRYGESEVVSRKELDPDRVMGADQVLVGRNNTRRAYNMRVRQRQNIEDTFPVAGDKLVCLRNNRKKGLFNGGLWRVKSRNTSRSKSRILSMRLSPDEDFGHKVTKVSVRADCFEGGVEQIAWEQRKPYDEFDYGYVLTVHKSQGSQWDDVVLFDESFAFQDSRQRWLYTGITRAAKRLSIVV
- a CDS encoding NapC/NirT family cytochrome c; its protein translation is MTTTADEPNAELKAKRGFIARAWDFAGELWHVLSRPSTVFALGTLVLAGFAAGVIFWGGFNTALELTNTEKFCTGCHEMKDNVYAELKSTIHFSNRSGVRATCPDCHVPHNWTDKIARKMQASKEVWGKIFGTIDTREKFLDHRLELAAHEWARFKANDSLECRNCHSADSMDITKQSPRASVAHQRFLFSGEKTCIDCHKGIAHHLPDMRGVPGWQ
- a CDS encoding nitrate reductase cytochrome c-type subunit, yielding MMKRSAIALLAFAIAAGASSLAAQTVSSSLRGATPLNDEGPAPPMLPNRNTSERESRNYPEQPPVIPHNIDGYQVDLNGNKCLSCHARARTAESQAPMVSITHFMDRDGQFLASISPRRFFCTECHVPQSTANPPVSNDFTDIDTLLSRASPGGRR
- the napA gene encoding nitrate reductase catalytic subunit NapA produces the protein MTSPKLDRRQMLKLEAAAIAAAAAGMPAPSLAANLVTERDSSELKWDKAACRFCGTGCSVMVATKDNRVVATHGDIKAEVNRGLNCVKGYFLSKIMYGHDRLTQPMLRKTNGKYDKNGDFTPVSWTEAFDVMELKWKEAMKKRGPNGVAMFGSGQWTVWEGYAASKLFKAGFRTNNIDPNARHCMASAVAGMMRTFGIDEPPGCYDDIEATDAFVLWGSNMAEMHPILWTRVADRRLSAPHVRVAVLSTFEHRSFDLADIGMVFKPQTDLYILNAIANHIIKTGRVNKDFVAAHTIFRRGQTDIGYGLRPEHPLQKKATGAAKANDSTDMTYDEYVKFVSDYTLEEAAEMSGVPVNRLEALAELYADPKTKVVSFWTMGFNQHTRGVWCNNLVYNIHLLTGKISSPGNSPFSLTGQPSACGTAREVGTFSHRLPADMVVTNKEHRAKAEHIWQLPEGTIPDKPGAHAVLQSRMLKDGLINAYWVQVNNNLQAGPNANEETYPGFRNPDNFIVVSDAYPSVTALAADLILPTAMWVEKEGAYGNAERRTQFWHQLVAAPGESKSDLWQLMEFSKRFKIEEVWPEELIAKKPEVRGKTLFDVLYKNGQVDKFPVSDIEAGYLNDESKAFGFYVHKGLFEEYASFGRGHGHDLAPFDTYHRERGLRWPVVNGQETKWRFREGSDPYVKQGTDVQFYGYPDGKARIFALPYEPPAESPDGDYPFWLSTGRVLEHWHSGTMTRRVPELYKAFPEAVCFMHPDDAQDMKLRRGDEVKVVSRRGFIRARVETRGRDRPPRGLVFVPWFDESKLINKVTLDATDPISLQTDFKKCAVRIERVNMS